From the genome of Alphaproteobacteria bacterium, one region includes:
- a CDS encoding M48 family metalloprotease yields MPLQYGRGRSSKGRIIIALIVLAVSVISYLSSSDVNEVTGEKQYLAYTPNEEIALGLQAAPHMIAQHGGLLPDPQEQAIIDRVGERIVNNSSAANTEWQFEFHLLADAEMVNAFALPGGQVFLTTGLYKRLQSEDQLAGVLAHEIGHVIARHSAQQVAKQQLSQGVTQATVIASGEASAGAAAHMIGKMINMRYGRDDELESDELGVRFMVESGYDPNALIGVMEILAAAGGGGNTPEFFSTHPNPVNRIEEIKAAIAQYSKG; encoded by the coding sequence ATGCCGTTACAATATGGTCGGGGACGAAGCTCTAAAGGACGAATTATCATTGCGTTAATCGTTCTCGCCGTGTCCGTTATCAGCTATCTCAGCTCAAGTGATGTGAATGAAGTTACCGGAGAAAAGCAATACCTCGCTTATACTCCAAATGAAGAAATAGCATTGGGGCTTCAGGCCGCGCCACATATGATTGCGCAACACGGGGGATTGCTGCCCGACCCGCAGGAACAAGCGATCATAGACCGTGTAGGGGAGCGCATTGTGAACAACAGTTCTGCCGCCAATACTGAGTGGCAATTTGAGTTTCATCTACTGGCCGATGCGGAAATGGTAAATGCCTTTGCACTTCCCGGAGGGCAAGTTTTTCTAACCACAGGTCTTTATAAACGTTTGCAATCCGAAGACCAGCTGGCCGGTGTATTGGCACACGAAATTGGGCATGTCATTGCCCGTCACAGCGCCCAGCAAGTGGCTAAACAACAGCTTTCGCAAGGCGTTACACAAGCGACTGTCATTGCCTCGGGCGAAGCAAGCGCGGGCGCCGCCGCACATATGATTGGAAAAATGATCAATATGCGTTACGGGCGCGATGACGAATTAGAATCCGATGAATTAGGCGTGCGCTTCATGGTCGAGTCCGGCTATGACCCGAATGCATTAATTGGTGTCATGGAAATACTGGCAGCCGCTGGTGGCGGGGGCAATACGCCAGAATTTTTCAGCACGCACCCCAACCCCGTCAACCGGATAGAAGAAATCAAGGCCGCCATCGCGCAATATTCCAAAGGTTAG